A genomic stretch from Theropithecus gelada isolate Dixy chromosome 2, Tgel_1.0, whole genome shotgun sequence includes:
- the NUDT16 gene encoding U8 snoRNA-decapping enzyme isoform X1, producing MARAGRLELAEALALGPGWRPACYALLHAPDPGILFGRLPLRYAIPVRRGCARPLSTMALPLPVALLLGVPANPSFLLSQMQMRFDGRLGFPGGFVDSQDSSLEDVLNRGLLEQLGEAAAAFRVERPDCRSSHAGSGPRVVAHFHAKSLTLEQLSAVESSATGAKDHGLEVLGLVRMSLYTLRDGVGGRPIFLENCFIGAAREQLLDTLQDLGVVEAGLSQAFRSQFV from the exons ATGGCCAGGGCCGGCAGGCTGGAGCTGGCCGAGGCTCTGGCGCTGGGGCCAGGCTGGAGGCCTGCCTGCTATGCGCTCCTGCATGCGCCTGACCCTGGGATTCTCTTTGGCCGCCTCCCCCTGCGCTACGCCATACCGGTGAGGAGGGGGTGCGCCCGGCCTCTCTCCACTAtggccctgcccctccctgtgGCGCTACTCTTGGGTGTCCCTGCCAATCCCAGCTTCCTCCTCTCGCAGATGCAGATGCGCTTCGATGGGCGCCTGGGCTTCCCTGGCGGATTCGTGGACTCGCAGGACAGCAGCCTGGAGGACGTGCTGAACCGTGGTCTGCTGGAGCAGCTGGGCGAGGCGGCGGCCGCCTTCCGTGTGGAGCGCCCTGACTGCCGCAGCTCCCACGCTGGATCAGGGCCACGCGTTGTGGCCCACTTCCATGCCAAGTCTCTGACGCTCGAGCAGCTGTCGGCTGTGGAGTCCAGCGCAACAGGCGCCAAGGACCACGGGCTGGAG GTGCTGGGCCTGGTGCGAATGTCCCTGTATACCCTGCGTGATGGTGTGGGAGGCCGGCCCATCTTTCTGGAGAATTGCTTTATTGGTGCTGCCCGGGAGCAGTTACTGGATACCCTCCAGGACTTGGGAGTGGTGGAAGCTGGTctttctcaggccttcagatcCCAGTTCGTCTGA
- the NUDT16 gene encoding U8 snoRNA-decapping enzyme isoform X2, translating to MARAGRLELAEALALGPGWRPACYALLHAPDPGILFGRLPLRYAIPMQMRFDGRLGFPGGFVDSQDSSLEDVLNRGLLEQLGEAAAAFRVERPDCRSSHAGSGPRVVAHFHAKSLTLEQLSAVESSATGAKDHGLEVLGLVRMSLYTLRDGVGGRPIFLENCFIGAAREQLLDTLQDLGVVEAGLSQAFRSQFV from the exons ATGGCCAGGGCCGGCAGGCTGGAGCTGGCCGAGGCTCTGGCGCTGGGGCCAGGCTGGAGGCCTGCCTGCTATGCGCTCCTGCATGCGCCTGACCCTGGGATTCTCTTTGGCCGCCTCCCCCTGCGCTACGCCATACCG ATGCAGATGCGCTTCGATGGGCGCCTGGGCTTCCCTGGCGGATTCGTGGACTCGCAGGACAGCAGCCTGGAGGACGTGCTGAACCGTGGTCTGCTGGAGCAGCTGGGCGAGGCGGCGGCCGCCTTCCGTGTGGAGCGCCCTGACTGCCGCAGCTCCCACGCTGGATCAGGGCCACGCGTTGTGGCCCACTTCCATGCCAAGTCTCTGACGCTCGAGCAGCTGTCGGCTGTGGAGTCCAGCGCAACAGGCGCCAAGGACCACGGGCTGGAG GTGCTGGGCCTGGTGCGAATGTCCCTGTATACCCTGCGTGATGGTGTGGGAGGCCGGCCCATCTTTCTGGAGAATTGCTTTATTGGTGCTGCCCGGGAGCAGTTACTGGATACCCTCCAGGACTTGGGAGTGGTGGAAGCTGGTctttctcaggccttcagatcCCAGTTCGTCTGA